The Nerophis ophidion isolate RoL-2023_Sa linkage group LG05, RoL_Noph_v1.0, whole genome shotgun sequence genomic interval AAATCACATTTACTTTAGTATTGACATCCTTTGCTAAGTACTTAGTTGACAGCAGTTCCAGCCTCAGGTCTTTTTCAATACGGTGCCACAAACTTGGCACATCTTtctttgggcactttctctcattcctctttgcagcacctctcaagctccaccAGTTTGGAtgagaagtgttggttttcatccaggatgtatctgtacattgttgcattcatatttccctctatcctgactagttccTGCAGCTAAAAAGCATCCCCacatcatgatgctgccaccaccatgtttcactgtagggatggtattgtcctGGTCCTGCTTTCTTCCAAacattcacgccaaagacttcaatctttgtctAATCAGGCCAGAGGATTTAGTTTCTCACGgactgagagtctttcaggtgcattttggcaaacttttgactccaggcctgattggtggattgtccttctggaaggttctcctctccacagaggaatgctgtcgTTCTGACAGAGTGACCTTGGTCTTGGTCAccccctgactagactaagatgaatgcagcaatgtacagagacatcctggatgaaaagcaacacttcccatccaacctgatggagcttattttggcattgtcttgcttatttcagcaagacaatgccaagccaggtgttacaacagcgtggcttcatagtaaaagattgctggtactagactggcctgcctgtagtccagacattgaacatatgtgcaggctaaaatatgaggcaggagactgttgaacaacttaagttgtacatcaagcaagaatgggaaataattccacttcaaacatgtgtctcctcagttcccaaacctgcactgagtgttgttcaaaggaaaggccatgtaacacactggtaaaaattccttttttgacatgtgttgctgccattacattctaacttcatgattatttgcaaaacataccAAAGTTTGTCAGCGTGAAGAtgaaaatatcttgtctttgcagtctatttaattgaatataagttgaaaaggatttgtttttatttagcatttacacaaggtgacaacttcactgcttttgtgtttATGAGCTACAATCTGCTGTTTTGAGGGGAAAGCTGACAGAGAGATGCTTTAAATGTTGAAGAGTGGCAAAGCAGGGTTGTTGAAACTGAGGGTCGGGGGCCCAAAGTCACATCAGGCtttgaaaaaaagacaaaataagagagAGAGTTGAGAGGCAACAAGAATAGAACCCAACTTATTTCACAACTCATCTGACTAAACAATTAAGGGAATTATTCAGTTGCTCACCCAACCGACTGTAGTCTAAACACACTCACACTATGGACACACAAAGTGTACACACAGTCACACTATGGACACACAAAGTCTAGGCTGGTGACTAGGATCCTAGACCTCCTTAAAGAGTCCAACACCACTTATGTGGACGTATTGTAAAGgcaacacaatacaatacagcAGCAGCTCAACTTGAGAGTTAAGGGACTGGAGAGTTTTGCTTTGagttgcaaacacaaaaagttgTGTAGCAGCAGAAATATTTGGTCTTACTTGCTAACATGGTCTTACAGCTTAAGATGGACACCACCTGGTTTTAGCAACCACTGGAAGGTCGAGATGGAAAAGACCGGAAGAAGTGGATTAGTCTGAGCCAATTAAAGACAGCCAAGTACGTTGAAATAATAACTTCagggcggacatttatccatgaaaatatgaagaagctgctAAATGTTGTGCTTGAAGGAGATGCCTTACAAGTCCTCTGTCCAAGGTCAATGTTGCACGTCAGTTCTTAAATGTcaagtgaagtcaattatatttatatagcgtttttctatagtgactcaaagcgcttttacgtaaagaaagccaatatctaagttccatttaatggcactgggaacaggtgactaaagtgtcttgcccaaggacacaacagcagtgactaggatggcggaagcggggaatcgaacctggaaccctcaagttgctggcagggccgctctaccaaccgagctatgccgccccaaataaataaaaattaactatTTTCTTCTAAAaaggttttgtgttttttttttgggggggggggggcaccaattaaattgatttcaatccATTTCACGGAGAGACATTGATTTGAGatgcaagtgttttgagttaagagctctgccCCAGGCTGACAGTTGAGGAACTGCTGTAaagtacaaaaagtaaacatacTTTGGTGCGGTTCGCTTGGCTGTTTGGTCCTGGGACCAAAAGTTGCGTGATAAAGACGATCCAAGGACTTGACCAGGCAGATCTTGGAACAGGTTTTGTACATTCTGGACCTTGGATGGCACCAGCGGCCTCTAAAAACACTTTGAAGACAGAACCTCCGTGTCCGGTCCTTGTAGAACCGCACCAGAGTTCACCGGGTCAGTCCCATGACTGCGATCAAAGGACCGCACCCGCAGAGTCCACACTTTTAGACGTAGGAGTACAGTCTAGACCGGGGGTTCTTTACCTTTTTCAACTTTTTCCCCTCAAACTTGAACACTAAATGAGTCATCTTAGTCTTGATCTGCCAATATGTTTGTGAAATAAACAGATTCCCCACTTTGGTCATCATTTCTACGCTTAAAAGACATTTTAAGCGCTTCTTTTTGCTTGTTGAGATTGTCATGAGTTCCACAAGTGGTGAACGCGGGTATTACAACAACAACGGTGAAGAAACGCAGGTCTAGACTCCTGAACAACATTAGGGACTCCAAGGTAAAGGTTCCCAAGCCCATCCCTTGGACTTTTAAAGGTACTTTCGAGCAACACCATAAATGTTCCAAGGAGTTCTACGTACTCAGCTTCCCGTGGACCGTGAGCTCCCTGTCGGAGCTGACGCTGGTGGAGGTGGTGTCCTTGCGACTGTCCCTGGACCTCCTCTCGAACGTGGGGGACGAGGAGGTGGTGCACTCCTCCCAGGTCTGCAGCGGGAAGACCCTGGCGGGCCGGTGGGCCGGCGCCCCGGAGCGGCGGCCTTCCCCGCCCGCGACGGTGAGGCAAGTCTCGGCGGCCGAGCTCTGGCCGGGGCGCCCCTGCTGGCAGAGCACCCCGCAGAGGAAGGCCAGGAACTCCTTCCTCACGCTGCGGTGCATGTACCCGTAGATGTAGGGGTGCAGGCAGCACTGCAGGAAGAAGAGCACCAGGGCCAGGGAGGACAACCACGGGGGCACGTCGGCTCTGGCGCTCATGGAGATGGTGTTCAGGACGCTATAGGGCCCCATGCTGAGGATGTAGGAGGCCATGATCACGAAGACCACGCGTGCCGCCTTGCAGTGGTAGCGGAAGCGGCGGTGCCTCACCCGAGCGGCCGAGTAGGGCTTGTCCGGAGAGCTGGCCTGCTGCGGTTGGGGTCCCTGGAAGTCCTGTGGGCACGGCTGGGAGTAGGACCGCGTCCGTATGGGGTGGACCAACGCGTTCTGCCGCCGGGCGGCTCGGAACACCATCCAGTAGCAGCCCAGCATGACCAGAACCGGCAGCCAAAAGGAGAAGGTGGCCACCACCACGGAGTAGGACAAGCTGTAGGACCACACCACCGAGCACATCTGGTGGTGCCGGTTGAAGTCGATGGCGCCCCAGCCGTACAGCGGGGGCGTGCTCTGCAGCAAGCTGAGCAGCCAGGTGCAGGCGATCAAGTTGGTGCCCAGGTGAGGGGTCATGCGGGTGGGGTAGGACAGAGGGTGGATGATGGCCAGGTAGCGGTCCACAGAAACCACCATGATTGTGTTGACGCCGGCAAACGCAAAGAGATGCATGAGCACCACCAAGGCTTGGCACAGCCGGGCGTCCAGGGGCCACACCCCGGGCACGGTGGCTGCGATGGCGAAGGGCATGACCAACACGGTCTGGAGGAGGTCGGCCAGCAGAAGGTTGAGGACGAAGCGGTTGGCCACGTGCAGCAGCTGGGGCTTGCGCTGGAACACCAGCAGGACCACCACGTTCCCGAACAAGGAGACGCACACGATGAGGGAGATGAGCGCCATCTTCAGGACGCTGTTGGTCCACGTCGGACTCTGGCCGACCAAGTCCAACTGCGAGTCCCAGGGAGGGTCGGTTACGTTCGGGGCCGGGCCGGGGGCCCGAGATGTCGGCATTCTTGGCGCCGTCAGTTCATCGTGAAGAACCGGGGCGATGTTTTGCTTTCGATTGTCTTTTTTCCATCACCCAAAAACTGTCGGCTCACGACTCGGACTGCCGCTCAAAAACTGTCAGATCAGCACCCGGACTGGCGCTCAAAAACTGGTCAGCTGAGGACTTGGACTGGTGCTCAAAAACTGTCAGCTGAGGACCCTGACTGGTGCtcaaaaactgtcagctcagcaCCTGGACTGGTGCTCAAAAATTGGTCAGCTGAGGACGTTGACTGGCTCTAAAAAACAGGTCAGCTGAGGACCCGGATTGGTGCTCAAAAACTAGTCAGCTGATGACCCTGACTGGTGGTCAAAAACTGTTAGTTGAGGACCCTGACTGGCGCTCAAAACTGTCAGCTGAGAACCCGGACTGGTGCTCAAAAACTGTCAGCTGAGGACTTGGAGTGGTGCTCAAAAACTGTCAGCTGAGGACCCTGACTGGCGCTCAAAACTGTCAGCTGAGGACCCGGACTGGTGCTCAAAAACTGTCCGCTGAGGACCCTGACTGGCGCTCAAAAACTGTCTGCTCAGAACCCGGACTGGCGCTCAGAACTGTCAGCTGAGGACCCGGACTGGTGCTCAAAAACTGTCCGCTCAGGACCCGGACTGGCGCTCAGAACTGTCAGCTGAGGACCCGGACTGGCGCTCAAAACTGTCAGCTGAGGACCCGGACTGGTGCTCAAAAACTGTCCGCTCAGGACCCGGACTGGCGCTCAGAACTGTCAGCTGAGGACCCGGACTGGTGCTCAAAAACTGTCCGCTCAGGACCCGGACTGGCGCTCAGAACTGTCAGCTGAGGACCTGGATTGGTGCTCAAAAACTGTCCGCTCAGAACCTGGACTGGCGCTCAAAACTGTCAGCTGAGGACCCGGACTGGTGCTCAAAAACTGTCCGCTCAGGACCCGGACTGGCGCTCAGAACTGTCAGCTGAGGACCTGGACTGGCGCtcaaaaactgtcagctcagcaCCTGGACTGGTACTCAAAAACTGGTCAGCTGAAGACCTTGACTGGCACTCAAAAACTGGTCAGCTGAGGACCTGGACTGGCGCtcaaaaactgtcagctcagcgCCTGGACTGGTACTCAAAAACTGTCAGCTGAAGACCTTGACTGGCACTCAAAAACTGGTCAGCTGAGGACCCGGATTGGTGCTCAAAAAGTGATCAGCTGAGGACCCGGACTGGCACtcaaaaactgtcagctcaggaCTTGGACTGGCGCTCAAAAACTGTCAGCAGCTGTCTAAAGGTGCCATACTGGACTAAGTACTTATCACAGGTCCCCCAACAGAAGGTTTAAAAATGCTTGTAGTGAACAGACCAtctttaagatgtgtagcgaagcctgtgtTTTGTTTTGCTGGTAGCTTGTAAATCCAGCTAAGGGCGGCTAGAGGGGGGCTTGTGCCCACAAAGAAGGAAGTTCTTTCCCGTGAGCGAGCAAACTATTATTTTTACCTGCCGCCACTAATCAGCTGACCATCAATAAACTTGACCTTCACAACAAAGGTGTAGCAACAATGGCGGCCCCGGCTGTACATTGCTGCTTGCCAGGAGCAAAAGAAGTGCATTTATTGACATAAAGATGACTTGATGTCATTTTGCATGGAAACTGGACCAAGTGGCCGGGTATagggaagtctgtgcttctctgcttaggctgctgcccccgcggcccgacctgGGATAAGCAGAAGAATATGGACTTGCTGTGACTGACAGGTGATCCCAGCCAGGTGTGCCCGCCCCCTCTCCGCCGGGGTGGGCTCCAGCAGCCTGGACAAAAGACAAGATGTCATGTTTCCGGCGTAGGCTCGCTCATGACGAAGTCCGGAGGCAAAAAGGAGCTCTTTGTTGTCCTCGCGGCTGACGTCTGCAGCCGCGCAGCCACGCTGTCCAAGATGGAGCTCCGGCACGCAGACACGAAGGCGACAACATCGGCTGCTGCCAAAAGgagggagaaaaaagaaaaaaaaaaaggatgttgaTGTATTTTCTCCTCCAGCTCGTCACATCTTCATGTGGTTAAGTGGGCGGGGCCATGCGCATCTTCGCCCGGCGGGGGTCCTCTCATCCCATCCTAGTCCTCAAATATGGAAGACTATCGCATCCGAGCCCTCGCATCCCATGTCGGGGATCTGACTGCCGCTGTCACGGAGGCTGCACGGCGGGGATGTGACAGCCGCCCCCTCCCCTCATCCCAtcacccccccccctctccttTCCGTCTGACATGTTGGTGACGTCATCATCCCTGCACCTAGCACAACACACTTaagtcatttatcatttatcattaataaatataagaaagaagagcaaacatttttttttaaatcaatcaatgtttatttatatagccccaaatcacaaatgtctcaaaggactgcacaaatcattacgactacaacatcctcggaagaacccacaaaagggcaaggaaaactcacacccagtgggcagggagaattcacatccagtgggacgccagtgacaatgctgactatgagaaaccttggagaggacctcagatgtgggcaacccctccccctctaggggaccgaaagcaatggatgtcgagcgggtctaacatgatactgttaaagttcaatccatagtggctccaacacagccgcgagagttcagttcaagcggatccaagacagcagcgagagtcccgtccacaggaaaccatctcaagcggatcagcagcgtagagatgtccccaaccgatacaggcgagcggtccatcctgggtctcgactctggacagccagtacttcatccatggtcatcggaccggaccccctccacaagggaggggggggccataggagaaagaaaagaagcggcagatcaactggtctaaaaaggaggtctatttaaaggctagagtatacagatgagttttaaggtgagacttatatatatataaagaaagtgtacaaatgtatatgtttgatttaaatgttaaactgtgtatatgagacgtgtgctacatatatgttgcttatatattgcttaaaaaaagtaatataagtgaagcatgttgtagattttatatatttttgaatcttgttcttgttgtgatggggtaggtttatataagcgttgcttcaacctacaccctttcggctcaatcattgctcaaatgagtgtttttttgttttccttttttttgttgttgttctttgttttatgtgaagattgccaaaataaaaaaaataaaaaaaagtccaaaacaaATTCTAACTGACTCCAACGTGTTTCTTCATCTTTATTGAAACCGGCTGCCATGGCGACAAGAAGAATGTGATGAGGATGAATCTCCTTCAAATAATAATCTCCTCCaggtgtcggcaacccgcggctctttagcgccgccctagtggctctctggagctttttccaaaaatgtatgacaaatggaaaaagatggaagaaaaaacatatattttgttttaatatggtttatgtaggaccggggtgtccaaagtgcggcccgggggacatttgcggcccgcagctaatcatttaccagcccgccacacattctgcaaaaattgcaaaattgatagtatcgccaaaataaaaaataaacattttaaaaaagtgtaatgaggtgaaatctaatgagaaaaagtggcaatgttgacacaaagctgccatgcaggcagtttttttggttccttttgtctttattttcttttttttccctattGCTCAATAAAAAGGACAACAAGATCTATGTTATAATACATTATGACTTAAAAATGatccatttaaaatgttttatgtggaaaaaatattgcgcatgttgtgtggttgccatatgaaaacatcaaagttttgacaaaagagcataacacaaacaaaataatagttcacacTTAAAATCGActgatatatcggaagttgatcttgaaatttaaaagtgaaaaaacaaaaacaaaaaaaatgcatcactttatgagtggggaacctttcagatctcaaatatatttattagGATTTTATTAAACTTttcactcaaaaatattaaatcactaaaatcaatggtgtcctgcagtATTGATCTTtaagggctttaattgctaaataaaggaactctcctgaaggaatcaataaagtactatctatctatctatctatctatctatctatctatatatctatctatctatctatctatctatctatctatctatctatctatctatctaaatactgcatatttcagttttactataaaaaaacaaagttgtctttgacagaaaaggcataaaaccttatttgttttactttatatcaacctcaagttgatatagagatttactgtaagcattaaataaattaaaaaaataataatttgacttatttttaatatttcagtgactgagaccctctagctccccaggagcccaaggataaaaaaaaaaaaatccatatattttgttatggtttaaaagtatcaaaatggtccccatgcttacatttttctgtgtgcggccctctgtggaaaaagtttggacacccctgccgtagggggacaaacatgacacaaacctccctaattgttataaaacacactgtttatattaaacatgcttgactgattcgagtatttggcgagcgccgttttgtcctactgattttgacggtccttgaactcaccctagtttgtttacatgtacaactttctctgactttctaggacgtgatttttgccacttctttttctgtcttattttgtccaccgaacttttaaagttgtgcatgaatgcacaaaggtgagttttgttgatgttatttacttgtgtggagtgctaatcagacatatttggtcacggcataactgcaagctaatcgatgctaacatgctatttaggctagctgcatgtacatattgcatcattatgcctcatttgtagctatatttgagctcatttagtttcctttaagtcctcttaattcaatttatatctcattacacactgtctgtatgtaatatggcttttattttttttgcaactccagacagatttgtttttgtatttttggtccaatgtggctctttcaacattttaggttgctgacccctgttctatgGCTCCTAATGTTAAAATACATCATAATAACCTGCCTgctcaaaacaacatttttacttGTACAATTGTCCCTCTTTTGAATATTTCAAATAACATTAAAAACCCCAAACAGTAATAAAGAGAAGTATATCAGCAGTTCAATTAAACAGAAATAAAGTCAAAGTactcactttaagaacaacaacaaagatactcatgatatcaatcaatcaatcagtcaatgtttacttatatagccctaaatcactagtgtctcaaagggctgcacaaaccactacgacatcctcggtaggcccacataagggcaaggaaaactcacacccagtgggacgtcggtgacaatgatgactatgagaaccttggagaggaggaaagcaatggatgtcgagcggggtctaacatgatactgtgaaagttcaatcataatggatccaacacagcagcgagagtcccgttcacagcggagccagcaggaaaacatcccaagcggaggcggatcagcagcgcagagatgtccccagccgatacacaggcgagcagtacatggccaccggatcggaccggaccccctccacaagggagagtgggaaataggagaaaaagaaaagaaacggcagatcaactggtccaaaaaggcagtctatttaaagcctagagtatacatgaattgattaacgtggaccctgacttaaacaagttgaaaaacttattggggtgttaccatttagtggtcaattgtacggaatatgt includes:
- the LOC133552674 gene encoding probable G-protein coupled receptor 101, translating into MPTSRAPGPAPNVTDPPWDSQLDLVGQSPTWTNSVLKMALISLIVCVSLFGNVVVLLVFQRKPQLLHVANRFVLNLLLADLLQTVLVMPFAIAATVPGVWPLDARLCQALVVLMHLFAFAGVNTIMVVSVDRYLAIIHPLSYPTRMTPHLGTNLIACTWLLSLLQSTPPLYGWGAIDFNRHHQMCSVVWSYSLSYSVVVATFSFWLPVLVMLGCYWMVFRAARRQNALVHPIRTRSYSQPCPQDFQGPQPQQASSPDKPYSAARVRHRRFRYHCKAARVVFVIMASYILSMGPYSVLNTISMSARADVPPWLSSLALVLFFLQCCLHPYIYGYMHRSVRKEFLAFLCGVLCQQGRPGQSSAAETCLTVAGGEGRRSGAPAHRPARVFPLQTWEECTTSSSPTFERRSRDSRKDTTSTSVSSDRELTVHGKLST